The Mesorhizobium koreense genome includes a window with the following:
- a CDS encoding cytochrome c3 family protein, whose protein sequence is MPQVFPRSANGVSRFVLWAAGLLLLAGVVVAVAVPRSAFDNGIGQPIAQPVPFSHKHHVGQLGIDCRYCHNGVETSSSAGLPATEVCMTCHSQLFTNAAMLAPVRDSLASGEPLHWKRVNSVPDFVYFNHAIHVNKGIGCETCHGDVDDMPLTERAHSLTMGWCLNCHRDPEPNLRPPGDVFKMHWKSPKDIEQIRRSLISILDIHPENMTDCYVCHR, encoded by the coding sequence ATGCCGCAAGTCTTTCCCAGAAGCGCCAACGGCGTTTCACGCTTCGTCCTTTGGGCGGCGGGTCTTCTGCTGCTCGCGGGTGTGGTGGTGGCGGTGGCCGTCCCAAGATCGGCGTTCGACAACGGCATCGGCCAGCCGATCGCCCAGCCCGTCCCGTTCAGCCACAAGCATCACGTCGGCCAACTCGGCATTGATTGCCGCTATTGCCATAATGGCGTCGAAACCTCGTCCTCCGCCGGCCTGCCGGCAACGGAAGTCTGCATGACCTGCCATTCGCAATTGTTTACCAACGCCGCGATGCTGGCGCCGGTGCGCGACAGCCTGGCATCGGGAGAACCGCTCCACTGGAAGCGCGTGAATTCGGTGCCGGACTTCGTCTATTTCAACCACGCCATCCACGTGAACAAGGGCATTGGTTGCGAGACCTGCCACGGCGACGTCGACGACATGCCACTGACGGAACGCGCGCATTCGCTGACGATGGGCTGGTGCCTGAACTGCCACCGTGACCCGGAACCCAACCTGCGGCCGCCCGGGGATGTGTTCAAGATGCACTGGAAGTCGCCGAAGGATATCGAGCAAATCCGGCGTTCCCTCATCAGCATTCTCGACATCCACCCCGAAAACATGACGGATTGCTATGTCTGCCATCGCTGA
- a CDS encoding low affinity iron permease family protein, with product MDNHLFRFADFLSRPPGFYFVIVLMALCTALVPFGWTDVVTYVLSIAAIIITGVVLIQGYRDTAAIHAKLDEIIVALRETQNDVIGLEHRDPEEIAEKRKRLENEAEIYQDGRDS from the coding sequence ATGGACAATCACCTGTTTCGCTTCGCTGATTTCCTCTCACGCCCGCCCGGATTCTATTTTGTCATAGTGCTCATGGCGCTTTGCACGGCGCTGGTTCCGTTTGGTTGGACCGACGTAGTCACCTATGTGCTATCGATCGCCGCAATTATCATCACCGGCGTGGTTCTGATCCAAGGCTATCGCGATACTGCTGCGATCCACGCAAAGCTGGACGAGATCATTGTTGCACTGCGCGAGACTCAGAACGATGTGATCGGCTTAGAGCACCGCGACCCGGAGGAAATTGCCGAAAAGCGTAAGCGGCTCGAAAACGAGGCGGAAATTTACCAGGACGGCCGGGATTCTTAA
- a CDS encoding low affinity iron permease family protein, with amino-acid sequence MQQLFGKAANAVAHAAGHPITFVCCCLIVIIWAIAGPFAGYSDTWQLIINTGTTIITFLMVFLIQNTQNRDGAAVQAKLDELIRASDGENVFVGIEHLSVEEVEAFRRRCEEAVAVVEKEEQKRLSRRGPKKATKHTKSQKVNRRAVGA; translated from the coding sequence TTGCAACAGCTTTTTGGTAAGGCCGCAAATGCAGTAGCCCATGCGGCGGGCCATCCAATCACGTTTGTCTGCTGCTGCCTCATCGTGATCATCTGGGCAATCGCCGGGCCGTTCGCGGGATATTCGGACACTTGGCAGCTCATCATCAACACGGGCACGACCATCATCACCTTCCTAATGGTCTTCCTCATCCAGAATACGCAAAACCGGGACGGCGCGGCGGTGCAGGCGAAGCTCGACGAACTCATCCGGGCGAGCGACGGCGAGAACGTTTTCGTCGGGATCGAGCATCTTTCCGTGGAGGAGGTCGAGGCTTTCCGCAGGAGGTGCGAGGAGGCTGTCGCCGTTGTCGAAAAAGAGGAACAAAAGAGACTGTCGAGGCGCGGGCCAAAGAAAGCGACGAAGCATACGAAATCGCAGAAGGTCAATCGACGGGCTGTCGGGGCATGA
- a CDS encoding CsbD family protein, whose protein sequence is MDWNRVEGNWKQLKGKVKEQWGKLTDDDLDEIAGRRDQLEGKIQERYGIEKDRVRSDIDDWYDRQAW, encoded by the coding sequence ATGGACTGGAACCGCGTTGAAGGAAATTGGAAGCAACTGAAAGGCAAAGTCAAAGAGCAATGGGGAAAACTCACCGACGATGATCTCGACGAGATCGCGGGGCGGCGGGATCAATTGGAAGGCAAGATCCAGGAACGGTACGGTATCGAAAAGGACCGCGTCCGGTCGGACATTGATGACTGGTATGACCGCCAGGCATGGTGA
- a CDS encoding lipocalin family protein: protein MTDVTALPRLDLDKYLGRWYEICRLPIGWEDETATDITATYALNEDRNIRVDNRCFDEDGKPSRAIGEAVPVDDAKSRLKVTFLPEYVRWIPFTKGDYWVLKIDPPYRTALVGTPDRKYLWILSRQPQLAEATKVEYLDEARQQDFDLANLITPLHTGREVSDAMVEGSWPSRRPTSLAANKTCITIQKL from the coding sequence ATGACCGACGTGACCGCCCTTCCTCGTCTTGATCTCGATAAGTATCTCGGGCGCTGGTACGAGATTTGCCGCCTGCCCATAGGGTGGGAAGACGAAACAGCAACCGACATCACGGCCACCTATGCGCTCAACGAGGACAGGAACATCAGGGTCGACAACAGATGTTTCGACGAAGACGGCAAGCCATCGCGGGCGATCGGTGAGGCGGTCCCCGTCGACGATGCCAAATCGCGCCTGAAAGTCACCTTCCTGCCCGAATACGTCCGCTGGATACCCTTTACCAAGGGCGACTATTGGGTCCTCAAGATCGACCCGCCCTACCGAACCGCCTTGGTCGGAACGCCCGATCGGAAATATCTCTGGATCCTCTCGCGCCAGCCGCAACTGGCTGAAGCTACAAAGGTTGAATACCTCGACGAAGCCCGTCAGCAGGATTTCGATTTGGCTAATCTGATCACCCCGCTCCACACGGGCCGCGAGGTGTCGGATGCCATGGTCGAAGGATCATGGCCAAGCCGCCGACCCACAAGCCTCGCTGCCAATAAAACATGTATAACGATCCAGAAACTCTAA
- a CDS encoding YciE/YciF ferroxidase family protein, whose protein sequence is MAKEKKLEDLFHDTLKDIYYAEKKILKALPKMARAAESQDLKAAFEKHRDQTEGHVERLQQVFEAMGKRAQGKTCEAIEGIIAEGEEIMEEFKDMPALDAGLISSAQAVEHYEITRYGTLKRWAETLGMKDAVKLLDATLKEEAQTDEDLTKLADNSANQQAAA, encoded by the coding sequence ATGGCGAAGGAAAAGAAATTGGAAGATCTGTTCCACGACACGCTCAAGGACATCTACTACGCGGAGAAGAAGATCCTGAAGGCGCTGCCCAAGATGGCCAGAGCAGCGGAATCGCAGGATCTGAAGGCCGCGTTCGAAAAGCACCGCGACCAGACGGAAGGTCACGTGGAGCGCTTGCAGCAGGTATTCGAGGCGATGGGCAAGCGAGCTCAGGGCAAGACGTGCGAGGCGATCGAAGGGATCATCGCCGAGGGCGAAGAGATCATGGAGGAGTTCAAGGATATGCCGGCGCTCGACGCGGGACTGATCTCGTCCGCCCAGGCGGTCGAGCATTATGAGATCACGCGCTACGGTACCCTCAAACGCTGGGCCGAGACCTTGGGGATGAAGGACGCCGTCAAGTTGCTCGATGCGACTTTGAAGGAAGAGGCTCAGACCGACGAGGACCTCACCAAGCTCGCCGACAACTCAGCCAACCAACAGGCGGCCGCTTAA
- a CDS encoding DUF3341 domain-containing protein — translation MSFYGLMAVFAEPEALLDAATKMRERGYRRMDAFSPFEVEGLEEALAIPKTRLPWVVLAGGIAGAVLVYALILYSVEIDYPINVGGRPLHSWPPFVVIAFEAGILGAALAGFFGLLAANGFPEYYHPVFNARSFTYARGGKFYLLVEAADPKFRKGVTKGQLTRLGAESVEEVEA, via the coding sequence ATGAGCTTCTACGGCCTCATGGCGGTCTTCGCCGAGCCCGAAGCGTTACTCGACGCCGCGACGAAGATGCGCGAACGCGGCTATCGTCGCATGGACGCCTTTTCGCCCTTCGAGGTCGAGGGGCTGGAGGAGGCGCTCGCCATCCCGAAGACGCGCCTGCCATGGGTGGTGCTGGCAGGCGGCATCGCCGGGGCCGTTCTCGTCTACGCGCTGATCCTTTATTCGGTCGAGATCGACTATCCGATCAATGTCGGCGGGCGGCCGCTTCATTCATGGCCGCCTTTCGTCGTCATCGCCTTCGAGGCAGGCATCCTCGGCGCCGCCCTTGCCGGCTTCTTCGGGCTGCTCGCCGCTAACGGCTTCCCCGAATATTACCATCCGGTCTTCAACGCCCGTAGCTTCACCTATGCGCGGGGCGGCAAGTTCTACCTGCTGGTCGAGGCCGCCGATCCGAAATTCCGCAAAGGCGTCACAAAGGGGCAGTTGACGCGGCTTGGCGCCGAGAGCGTCGAGGAGGTGGAGGCATGA
- a CDS encoding diguanylate cyclase domain-containing protein, giving the protein MLYSLLGHLRLALTRPINARTVWQLRRQIEHQSGLIRQAEAALAGAEIFEQASVAARMGFWQCELPSERLTWSDGTYDLFGLHRRSGIVRKEILRSYSEESLARLGRVRGNAIETGSGFGLDAEIWSPDTGKRWIRISATVERQNGEPVRLFGVKQDITEEKKQLERMEYLAGHDAMTGLANRSQFEARLAQICEPGRSGGALMLIDLDGFKEVNDTLGHAIGDECLIEIARRLSAVCQSAELIARIGGDEFAVLLGPSADVQKIEDIAQCIIRAAEAPMNCSGRIFRIGASVGYAFAEQETPATVFTRADCALYAAKAAGRRTFSGSQQGSLIDIRPWVGTARICAAPLREELVLVSRRGGEKVADGKISRDAPA; this is encoded by the coding sequence ATGCTCTATTCGCTCTTAGGCCATCTTCGTTTGGCTCTGACGCGCCCCATTAACGCTCGCACCGTCTGGCAATTGCGTCGGCAGATAGAGCACCAATCCGGCCTCATCCGCCAAGCTGAAGCCGCGCTCGCAGGCGCCGAGATTTTCGAGCAGGCTTCTGTCGCTGCGCGGATGGGCTTCTGGCAGTGCGAATTGCCCAGCGAACGATTGACCTGGAGCGACGGAACCTACGACCTGTTCGGCCTCCACCGTCGCAGCGGGATCGTGCGCAAGGAAATTCTGAGAAGCTATTCTGAAGAATCGCTTGCTCGTCTGGGGAGAGTCCGTGGCAACGCTATAGAGACGGGATCTGGCTTCGGACTTGATGCCGAAATCTGGAGCCCGGACACCGGAAAGCGCTGGATCAGAATATCCGCTACCGTCGAGCGCCAAAATGGCGAGCCGGTTCGGCTCTTCGGTGTCAAGCAGGACATTACCGAGGAAAAGAAGCAGCTAGAACGAATGGAATATCTCGCGGGGCACGATGCAATGACGGGCCTTGCCAATCGCAGCCAGTTTGAAGCGAGGCTGGCTCAAATCTGCGAGCCGGGAAGATCAGGAGGCGCCCTCATGCTCATCGACCTCGATGGATTTAAGGAGGTCAATGATACTCTCGGGCATGCCATCGGCGATGAGTGTCTGATTGAGATTGCCCGCCGATTGTCAGCGGTGTGCCAGTCCGCTGAGCTTATTGCGCGTATTGGCGGGGACGAGTTCGCCGTGCTTCTCGGCCCGAGCGCCGACGTACAAAAAATCGAAGATATCGCTCAGTGCATTATCCGCGCTGCGGAGGCACCAATGAACTGCTCGGGTCGTATTTTTCGAATTGGCGCCTCTGTCGGTTATGCCTTCGCAGAACAGGAAACACCGGCGACTGTATTCACGAGGGCTGACTGTGCACTCTACGCAGCAAAAGCAGCTGGCCGCCGTACTTTTTCGGGATCTCAACAGGGCAGCCTGATCGATATCCGCCCTTGGGTCGGAACAGCGCGCATATGTGCGGCTCCTCTCCGGGAGGAACTCGTTTTAGTGTCCCGCCGCGGTGGTGAGAAGGTCGCCGATGGCAAGATCTCGCGCGACGCTCCAGCCTGA
- a CDS encoding DUF982 domain-containing protein, with product MKRVKRLDTIIDETAASGTPVQRKSKTRSKEMTILYTIRFRSGDPMPISCVADAVKALADTRWPGKDDASYREAVRVSNDALAGHCKVAVAFEAFRKAAGGAGILAATPLEKK from the coding sequence GTGAAACGGGTGAAGCGGCTCGATACGATCATCGATGAGACGGCGGCGTCCGGGACGCCCGTCCAGCGCAAAAGCAAGACGCGGAGTAAGGAGATGACAATCCTGTACACAATCCGCTTTCGCAGCGGAGACCCGATGCCGATTTCCTGCGTTGCAGACGCCGTGAAGGCGCTGGCGGACACACGATGGCCTGGTAAGGACGACGCCTCGTACAGGGAAGCGGTGCGCGTCTCCAACGACGCGCTGGCCGGACATTGCAAAGTCGCGGTCGCCTTCGAGGCATTCAGGAAGGCCGCAGGTGGTGCGGGTATACTGGCGGCGACACCACTCGAAAAAAAGTGA
- a CDS encoding TAT-variant-translocated molybdopterin oxidoreductase, whose translation MSAIADREVHARALSGSSDQTENPEFWRSLEDLADGRDIRSFVATEFPALAERLPARLDRRTLLKLFGATLSMAGLTACSEAKEIVPYVRQPENVIPGKPRYYATTLTSEGYGIGAIVESHEGRPTKVEGNPDHPASLGATDAVMQAAALELFDPERSRTPLRDGDPASYDDFLKEMSDLGRDLAASAGASAALLIEASTSPTLKAELDGLRRLYPKLRIYGHDPLATTGPAAASQALFGRGLSPVYRLERADVIVSLDADFLGQGPGRLAYGKAFADRRRVRGADDGMSRLYAIESTPTITGAAADHRKAVKPSAVEAVAAALHTAISGGTRERAPIEANWLATMADDLKKAGPRALIVPGPQQAPFVNAAAFSMNRKLGSLGVTVEFIEDPDQIRLDGTLAEFFADISRGTIDIAFVLGSNPVGTAPGDLKAREILPKLKRLVHWGLYRDETAKFAHWHVPAAHDLESWSDIRAFDGAASIIQPLILPLFQGRTVHEILAALAGEFDKDALALVRRTWTGSLDDAAWRKTLRDGVVAESAAAPVAADVPDDLGGLKPSGPRKGIEIRFIADPFLRDGRHANAPWLQELPRPLTKIVWGNALLVSPAMAERLGIENNQVVDLARHGTEIEASAWIMPGQPDGSVSISLGHGRKIGSVATLGEGYDAYPLRTSDAPWMADGATVAKRDRKKRVITTQHHQRMEGRAIVRHATLEGFRADPHFVRKGVPPTPTESLYPDWPYDDEAWGMAIDQSACIGCMACVAACQAENNIPTVGPDESECGHEMHWLRVDRYYSGSADDPDLFFQPVPCMHCEKAPCEIVCPVNATVHTHDGLNAQVYNRCIGTRYCSQNCPYKVRHFNFFAYNEFDKETAGPEQAVRNPDVSVRSRGVMEKCTYCVQRISEKRIHAQIENRAIEDGEVVTACQQVCPTKAIVFGDIKRKDGKVAREKSAPQNYALLEELNTRPRTTYLGKITNPNAALAKGKRGDG comes from the coding sequence ATGTCTGCCATCGCTGACAGAGAGGTACATGCGCGCGCGCTTTCTGGCTCCTCCGACCAGACGGAGAACCCGGAATTCTGGCGCAGTCTGGAGGACTTGGCCGACGGCCGGGATATCCGCTCCTTCGTCGCCACCGAATTTCCGGCGCTCGCCGAGCGCTTGCCGGCCCGCCTCGACCGGCGCACGCTTCTCAAGCTTTTCGGCGCTACCCTTTCCATGGCCGGGCTGACGGCGTGCAGCGAAGCCAAGGAGATCGTACCCTATGTGCGCCAGCCCGAGAACGTCATCCCGGGCAAGCCGCGCTACTATGCGACAACGCTGACGAGCGAAGGCTATGGCATCGGTGCCATCGTCGAAAGCCACGAGGGCAGGCCGACCAAGGTCGAAGGCAACCCGGATCATCCCGCTTCGCTCGGCGCCACCGACGCAGTCATGCAGGCCGCCGCGCTGGAGCTCTTTGATCCGGAGCGCTCGCGGACGCCGCTCCGGGACGGCGATCCGGCAAGCTACGATGATTTCCTCAAGGAAATGTCCGATCTGGGCCGCGACCTCGCGGCTTCGGCCGGAGCGAGTGCCGCGCTTCTGATCGAGGCTTCCACCTCGCCTACCTTGAAGGCTGAGCTCGATGGGCTGCGCCGGCTTTATCCGAAGCTGCGCATCTACGGCCATGACCCTCTGGCGACAACGGGGCCGGCGGCTGCTTCGCAGGCGCTTTTCGGGCGCGGCCTGTCGCCTGTCTACCGCCTTGAAAGGGCCGATGTGATCGTCAGCCTTGACGCCGATTTCCTGGGCCAAGGGCCGGGCCGGCTCGCTTACGGGAAGGCGTTTGCCGATCGCCGCAGGGTGCGTGGCGCCGACGACGGCATGAGCCGGCTCTATGCGATCGAATCCACTCCGACCATCACCGGCGCGGCCGCCGATCACCGCAAGGCGGTGAAGCCGAGCGCCGTCGAGGCGGTTGCGGCGGCGCTTCATACGGCGATTTCCGGCGGCACGCGGGAACGGGCGCCGATCGAAGCGAACTGGCTGGCCACCATGGCGGACGACCTCAAGAAAGCCGGCCCTCGCGCCCTGATCGTTCCTGGACCGCAGCAGGCCCCCTTCGTGAACGCGGCAGCATTTTCCATGAACCGGAAGCTTGGCAGCCTCGGCGTTACAGTCGAGTTCATCGAAGATCCCGACCAAATACGTCTTGACGGCACTCTTGCGGAGTTCTTTGCGGACATCAGCCGGGGAACGATCGACATCGCCTTCGTACTCGGCAGCAATCCGGTTGGGACCGCGCCCGGCGACCTCAAGGCCCGTGAAATCCTGCCGAAGCTGAAGCGCCTCGTGCACTGGGGCCTCTACCGCGACGAGACGGCGAAGTTCGCCCACTGGCATGTGCCTGCCGCCCACGATCTCGAAAGCTGGAGCGATATCCGCGCCTTTGATGGAGCGGCCTCGATCATCCAGCCGCTTATTCTCCCGTTGTTCCAAGGACGGACAGTCCACGAAATCCTGGCGGCGCTTGCCGGCGAGTTCGACAAGGATGCGCTTGCGCTGGTCCGCCGGACATGGACCGGGAGCCTTGATGATGCGGCATGGCGCAAGACGTTGCGCGACGGCGTTGTGGCGGAGAGCGCGGCTGCACCTGTCGCGGCGGACGTTCCGGACGACCTCGGCGGCCTTAAGCCGTCCGGCCCACGCAAGGGCATCGAAATCCGCTTTATCGCCGATCCATTCCTGCGTGACGGCCGCCATGCCAATGCGCCGTGGCTGCAGGAACTGCCGCGTCCGCTCACCAAGATCGTCTGGGGCAACGCGCTGCTCGTCTCGCCGGCGATGGCGGAACGTCTCGGCATCGAGAACAATCAGGTAGTCGATCTGGCCCGGCACGGGACAGAGATCGAAGCGTCGGCTTGGATCATGCCCGGACAGCCCGATGGGAGCGTCAGCATTTCCCTTGGTCATGGGCGCAAGATCGGCTCCGTAGCTACGCTTGGGGAGGGCTACGACGCCTATCCTCTTCGGACTTCCGATGCGCCGTGGATGGCCGACGGCGCTACCGTTGCGAAACGCGACCGCAAGAAACGGGTTATCACCACGCAACACCATCAGCGGATGGAAGGGCGCGCCATCGTGCGCCACGCCACGCTGGAAGGTTTCCGCGCCGACCCGCATTTCGTCCGCAAGGGCGTTCCGCCCACGCCGACCGAGTCGCTCTATCCGGACTGGCCCTATGACGACGAAGCCTGGGGCATGGCGATCGACCAGTCCGCTTGCATCGGCTGCATGGCCTGCGTGGCCGCCTGCCAGGCGGAGAACAATATCCCAACCGTTGGCCCCGACGAAAGCGAGTGCGGCCACGAGATGCATTGGCTGCGGGTCGACCGCTATTATTCCGGATCGGCCGACGATCCGGATCTTTTCTTCCAGCCAGTCCCCTGCATGCATTGCGAAAAGGCGCCCTGCGAGATCGTCTGCCCCGTCAACGCCACCGTGCATACGCATGACGGGCTGAACGCGCAGGTCTACAACCGCTGCATCGGCACGCGCTACTGCTCGCAGAACTGCCCGTACAAGGTGCGTCACTTCAACTTCTTCGCCTATAACGAGTTCGACAAGGAAACGGCCGGGCCGGAACAGGCCGTGCGCAATCCCGACGTCAGCGTGCGCTCGCGCGGCGTCATGGAAAAATGCACCTATTGCGTCCAGCGCATCTCCGAAAAGCGCATCCATGCGCAGATCGAAAACCGCGCCATCGAGGACGGCGAGGTGGTCACGGCATGCCAGCAGGTCTGTCCGACCAAAGCGATCGTGTTCGGCGACATCAAGCGCAAGGATGGAAAGGTCGCGCGCGAGAAGAGCGCGCCGCAGAACTACGCGTTGCTGGAAGAACTGAATACGCGGCCGCGCACCACTTATCTCGGCAAGATCACCAATCCGAACGCCGCACTCGCCAAAGGGAAGCGCGGCGATGGCTGA
- a CDS encoding MucR family transcriptional regulator: protein MNDELVELTADIVSAYVSKNAVPTAELAGVIASVHQSLRTLKGGTAAPMEEQQTPSVNPKRSVHNDYIVCLEDGKKYKSLKRHLATHHGMSPNEYRAKWGLPSDYPMVAPAYSTARAALAKSMGLGRKSAAKPAPKARKAKA, encoded by the coding sequence ATGAACGACGAATTGGTTGAGCTTACCGCTGATATTGTCTCCGCTTATGTGAGCAAGAATGCTGTCCCTACTGCCGAATTGGCCGGGGTGATCGCCAGCGTCCATCAGTCTCTCCGTACTCTCAAAGGGGGCACTGCTGCACCAATGGAAGAACAGCAAACGCCATCGGTGAATCCGAAGCGGTCAGTCCATAACGATTACATTGTCTGCCTGGAAGACGGGAAGAAGTACAAGTCGCTTAAGCGCCACTTGGCTACGCATCACGGTATGTCCCCGAACGAATACCGCGCAAAATGGGGTCTTCCTTCGGACTATCCAATGGTAGCGCCAGCATACTCGACCGCTCGTGCGGCACTCGCAAAGTCAATGGGTCTTGGCAGGAAATCAGCAGCAAAGCCTGCCCCGAAGGCTCGTAAGGCCAAGGCATAG
- the nrfD gene encoding NrfD/PsrC family molybdoenzyme membrane anchor subunit: MADALAASNSRERPPVLRGRHDFPEISGRIGSIVLQGRLPRYFWAAFFLCFLGVLLMLFSVTWLVSVGVGALGINVPVVWGTMISNFVWWIGIGHAGTLISAVLLLLRQPWRASINRFAEAMTLFAVAMAGLFPILHLGRPWFFYWLLPLPNTHMHWPQWRSPLVWDFAAIATYATVSLLFWYMGLLPDLAVLRDKAKTRGKQVFYGVLALGWRGSAHHWARYRVVYYLMAALATPLVVSVHSIVSLDFTFAITPGYHSTIFPPYFVAGALLSGFAMVLTIAIPLRWAFSVEDLITLRHMDNAAKLMLAAGMIVVYGYLSEAFFAWYSGEAWERTMMVKRAVGPYAPIFWIMLFCNCAVLQLLWFRRVRLWMPALFIIALVINTGMWIERYIIVVSGPSRGFLPSAWGEQPMLWLDFGIFFGSLGTFFALVFLFIRLLPAITIFEVEELAEEMEKTP; encoded by the coding sequence ATGGCTGACGCGCTTGCCGCTTCCAACTCGAGGGAACGGCCGCCCGTTCTGCGAGGGCGCCACGATTTCCCTGAGATTAGCGGGCGTATTGGTTCGATCGTCCTGCAGGGACGCCTGCCGCGTTACTTCTGGGCCGCCTTCTTCCTGTGCTTCCTCGGCGTGCTCTTGATGCTGTTCTCGGTCACGTGGCTGGTTAGCGTCGGCGTCGGTGCGCTCGGAATCAACGTACCGGTCGTGTGGGGCACGATGATCTCCAATTTCGTCTGGTGGATCGGCATCGGGCATGCTGGCACGCTGATCTCGGCGGTATTGTTGTTGTTGCGTCAGCCCTGGCGCGCCTCAATCAACCGCTTCGCGGAGGCGATGACGCTGTTCGCGGTCGCGATGGCGGGGCTATTCCCGATCCTGCATCTCGGCCGGCCGTGGTTCTTCTATTGGCTGCTGCCTCTGCCGAACACGCATATGCACTGGCCACAATGGCGCAGCCCGCTCGTCTGGGACTTCGCCGCCATCGCCACTTACGCGACCGTCTCGCTACTGTTCTGGTACATGGGCCTGCTGCCCGACCTCGCTGTTCTGCGCGACAAGGCGAAAACGCGCGGCAAGCAGGTCTTCTACGGCGTCCTGGCGCTCGGCTGGCGCGGATCGGCGCATCACTGGGCGCGCTACCGGGTCGTCTACTACCTGATGGCGGCGCTCGCCACGCCGCTGGTCGTATCCGTCCATTCCATCGTCTCGCTCGACTTCACCTTCGCCATCACGCCCGGCTACCATTCGACGATCTTTCCACCCTATTTCGTCGCCGGCGCGCTCCTTTCCGGCTTCGCGATGGTGCTCACTATCGCTATCCCGCTGCGCTGGGCCTTCTCCGTCGAGGATTTGATCACACTCAGGCACATGGACAACGCCGCCAAGCTGATGCTCGCGGCCGGCATGATCGTCGTCTACGGCTATCTCTCGGAGGCCTTCTTCGCCTGGTATTCCGGCGAAGCCTGGGAACGCACCATGATGGTCAAACGCGCTGTCGGGCCTTACGCACCGATCTTCTGGATCATGCTCTTCTGCAATTGCGCGGTGCTGCAGCTTCTATGGTTCCGGCGGGTCCGGCTCTGGATGCCCGCGCTCTTCATCATTGCGCTGGTCATCAACACCGGCATGTGGATAGAGCGCTATATCATCGTCGTGAGCGGGCCGAGCCGTGGTTTCCTTCCCTCGGCCTGGGGCGAGCAACCGATGCTGTGGCTCGATTTCGGCATCTTCTTCGGCTCCCTCGGCACCTTCTTCGCGCTGGTCTTCCTTTTCATCCGACTCCTACCGGCAATCACCATCTTCGAGGTCGAGGAACTGGCCGAGGAGATGGAGAAGACGCCATGA
- a CDS encoding DUF6894 family protein, whose product MPRGIVGLSLEDKTMRIVRTQVGQATAASSGEPILRVQFCGEGGECVRVDMADPDRIAKENALNLAKAILVQTATFNQAANDYDAQSNGNFDEVAVTSVQEGENKTYIFEYRDGEGIRRVPPSVMPSFQAAREEAIRGAIDLLDGLQPDTVDLSGWLVRVRDENGELLCIIDGRAAEEARRAGDDAGRTGH is encoded by the coding sequence ATGCCGCGCGGCATTGTGGGCTTGTCACTGGAGGACAAGACGATGCGGATCGTTCGTACCCAAGTCGGCCAGGCAACCGCCGCCTCAAGCGGCGAACCCATTCTGCGCGTCCAGTTTTGCGGCGAAGGCGGGGAGTGCGTGAGAGTCGACATGGCTGATCCCGACCGCATCGCGAAGGAGAATGCATTGAACCTAGCAAAGGCAATCCTGGTGCAAACTGCGACCTTCAATCAGGCCGCCAACGATTACGACGCCCAAAGCAACGGCAATTTCGATGAGGTTGCTGTCACCAGCGTCCAAGAGGGAGAAAACAAGACCTACATCTTCGAATACCGCGACGGCGAAGGCATCCGACGGGTTCCTCCATCCGTAATGCCGAGTTTCCAGGCCGCACGAGAGGAAGCAATCCGCGGCGCGATCGATCTTCTCGATGGCCTTCAACCAGATACAGTCGATCTGTCAGGCTGGTTGGTGCGGGTCCGGGACGAGAACGGGGAACTGCTTTGCATCATCGACGGGCGGGCGGCGGAGGAAGCCCGACGGGCGGGGGATGATGCCGGAAGAACGGGCCACTAA